The Deinococcus sedimenti genomic interval GTGTCCACGCGAGGAAGGCCAGCAGGCCACTGCCCAGCGCCACGAACACCAGGTACTTCCCGGCCGTGTCCGCCAGACGCTGCGCGGGCGCTTTGCTCGCCTGCGCGTCCTGCACGAGCTGCACGATGCGCGCCAGGGCGGTGTCCACGCCCACGGCCGTGGCCCGGAACTGAAACGCCCCGTTCTGGTTCACGGTGCCCGCAGCGACCCTCGCCCCCGGCGTTTTCTCAACCGGCACCGGCTCCCCGGTCAGCATGCTCTCGTCCACGAAGGACGTGCCGCTCACCACCTCGCCGTCCACCGGCACGCGGTCGCCTGGGCGTATAGCCACGAGGTCACCCGTCACCACCTGTTCGACCGGCAGTTCGACCTCGGCGCCGTCCCGGATCACCCGGGCGGTCGCAGGTGCCAGGCGCAGCAGGGCCTCCACCGCCCGCCCCGTGGCGAATCGCGAGCGCATCTCCAGCCAGTGGCCCAGCAGGGAGAAGGTGGTCAGCATCGCGGCCGCCTCGAAAAACACCTCCTGCGAGCCCAGCGCCAGGGTGGCCCACACCGAGTACGCGTACGACACCAGGATGCCCAGCGCGATCAGGGTCATCATGTTCGCTTCGCCCCGCCGCAGGGCGCGCCAAGCGGCGGAGATGAAGGGCCACCCGCCCCACCACACGACGGGCGTGGTGAGCAGCAGCCCGAAGACATTCATGCCCAGGCCGAAAGGCGGCATGGCCGTAAAACCGATGGCTTCTCCGATCGGGGAGTACAGCACCGCTGGAATGGTGAGCAGCAGTGACACCGTGAAGCGTCGCAGCATGTCGGTGACCATCGCTTCCCCATGCCCGGCATGTGCGTCCCCGTGTCCGGCATGGTCCGCGTGCCCGCCCGGCGCTGGGGCAGGTCCGGCGTGTGAGGTCTGCGGGTGGTGTGCGTGCCCTGACGCGGCGGCCGACGCGCGTTCACAGGTGCAGAGGTACCCAGCGGCCTCCAGCTGGGTCCGGAGGCGCGTTTCATCCGTCACCGCCGGGTCAATCTGCACGTGTGCCACACTGCGGGTGCGGTCCAGGTGGACCTGCGTCACGCCTGGCCGCTGACGAATAAAGGTGTCTGCGCCTTGCAGGTCGGTGCCGCTGTGGCAGGTGCGCAGCGCCACCTCCAGCCTGGCCGCGTCGGATGAATGATGCGCGTGGGTCATGGTGGCCTCCTGAGGAATGGTCAGTGGGGAAAATTGACGTGCTCGGCACACCAGTGTCGGGAGTCAGCGCTCAGAAGCCCAGTGCTGTGTAACGCGGCCTGCCCTGTTGCTGGTTCCACGTCCTTGCCGCTCCACGGTTGTACTGTGAAACGCCCGTGTTAAGTTCGAGTAAAGCGCAGGGCGTGCGGCTGGGGCCCGAAGTCGCCCCTCAGCTTCAGGAGCGCTCAGCCCCCCTGTCGGTCCACCCTTCGTTTGACCTTCAGTCCCGACACTGTGAAAGGTTTGTCCAGGGCTGCATGTCATCAACGCCGTTGAACCTCTGACCTTTCCAGCTGGAATCACACCAGCGCACCAAGGGAAACACCCAGGAGAAACGAAGGCGGGTGGGACAGAGAGACGGTAGCCAGCTTTGAGGCATGGAAGGTGGCCTTGATGTAAACGCAGCGCCGCACTCATGCTGCCTGTCCCCCGAGTCCATAACGAGACTCAAACAAGAGGTCCAGAAATGCCCGGTGGACATGAAGGTTGGCCTGTGCCCGGAGGAGTTGGTGCCCTCTGGTGGCTCTGCCTGACGAAACCACCGTGGGTGGCCATAGTCTTGCGCGCCTATTCGGTGCGCAGTGTCTCTTCAGACCGCGCCTAACAGCGACGGCAGCGGCAGCACAGCAGCCACGCGGCAGTACACGGCGCAGAAGGTCAGCGTCCAGGACTAACCCAACAACAGCGAAGGACACGGGCTTGAACCTTGTGCCTGCACCGGCAGACACCTTGGCGGCAGGTGCTGCAGCCGCCTGGTACAGCAGGTCCAGGTTGGACGCCAGGCGCTGAACGCAAAAAGAGCGGCAGCTCGGCCTGACTGACTGCGGAACGGTCACGCCGGGATGGCCAGGAGAACGTGGTCAGGGTCGGGCCTAGGATGGCCAGCGCTGATCGGGGGCGCCCGCGCGGAAGACGGTGGGAGAGGTTCTGCGGTCCCGCTGGCACTCCGGCGGTGCACCTTTACAGAAACGCAATACGTGACCTCTAGACTGATCGGGTTCATGAGGTTTCCCCACTTGTTTCAAGGTTCACATCAAGCCCGGCAGCGCCGCCGGGTTCGCCTGATGTGGACGGCTGCCTTCCTTGCGTTCACGTCACTCCTCCCAGCATTCTTCAAACTGTCCTGGGCCGGGGAACCGCGCGTAAATGCGGTGACGCCCACCCGCGGCGCCATTCGCTTGATGGACGGCACCCTGGTGGCCGTCCACACCGCCCAGGGCCGGCAGTATCCCCTGGGCCCGATGGCGGCGAACGTGGTTGGGTTTCTGGGCGCAGATGGAGGTCTGGAAGGACTGGAGCGAACGCTGAATGCTGAGCTTGCGCAGGGCAAGTCCCAGACCCTGACGCTGAACGGCACCATCCAGGCGGCGGCCGAGCAGGTGTTGGAAGAGGCGGTCAAGCGGGTGGAAGCAGCGTCAGGGTCTGTGGTGGTAATGGACCGCCACACCGGGCACCTCCTGGCGGTTGCCAACTGGCCCACCTTTGATCCTGGTGCCTGGGCAGGAACCGTTCCAGCGCAGTGGCGCAACCGGGCATTTGTGGACGAGTACGAGCCGGGCAGTGTGATCAAGGCACTGACGGTGGCCGCGCTCCTGGAAGAGAACCTGACGTCACCGGCGCAGGTGTATGAGACGCCGATGCGCCGGCCGTACGCCGGCACGGTCATCAATGACCTGGTCCCGCACCCCTCGGTCCTGCGGACGTGGGAGATCCTGCGGTACTCCAGCAATGTTGGGATGACGCGCTTAATCGAAAACGTGCCGCCCATGACCCTTCACCGCGCGTTTCAGGCCTTCGGACTGGGCCTGGCAGTTGAGCTTCCCGGCCCCACTGCAAACGGGAGCCTCGCCGCTCCAGACAGATGGACGCCCTTGACGCAAGCCACCATGTCGTTCGGGCAGGGCCTGAGCGTGACCAACCTCCAGATGGCCGCTGCGTTCAATGTGATTGCGAATGATGGCGTGTATATCGCCCCCCGACTTTCTCCCGACCAACCGCGGCGCACGCGCCGCGTGCTGCGCCCAGATGTCGCCCGCACCATGCAGCGGCTCCTTCACGCGGTCATTGATGAAGGCATTCAAAGCCGCGCAGAATTGCCGGGGTATCATGTGGGCGGAAAAACTGGTACAGCGCAGGTCGCTATCGGCGGCCGGTACAGCAGCGAAGTGTTTACCAGTACGTTCGCTGGCTTCTTTCCAGCCGAACAGCCGCGTTATACCGTGACGGTGATGGTGCGCGGCGCAAAACGTGAATATCAGGGCTCGCAGCTGGCCGCCCCGATTTTCCGTGACATCACCGCCTACATCCTCTCCATGAATGGCGCGCTGCCTGCACTGATCCCGCCGCCCACCACCCACGAGGCGGATGAGGTCGGAGCCCAGTCGGACCGTGCTGCAGAGCGCTCCGCGAGGGCTTCCAGAGAGGCAGCCGGGCCGGAGGCAGGCCCCGTACATGGACCATGACACGTGCTGCAGCTACTCGTCAGCGACTTCTTTAAAGCGGTACCCGACGCCGCGAACGGTTTCGATAAAGCGCGGTGTGTCCATGGTATCCCCAAGTTTACGGCGCAAGGCCGTCATGTGGACATCCACGACACGTTCCGTGCCCGGAAAGTCCAGACCCCAGATGCGTTCCAGCAGCCGTGTCCGGGTCCAGGCAAGTCCAGCGTGCTGCGCCATGGTGGCAAGCAGTTCAAACTCCAGTTTGGTGAGGTCGAGCCGTTCGCCCGACAGTCGCGCTTCCCGGCCGCGAACATCTATCAGGAGCTCACCCGCGCTCAGGATGTTCTGGATGCCTGCGCGGCGGAGCAGCGCCCGGATACGGGCCGTCACTTCACGCGGACTGAAGGGCTTGACCACATAATCATCCATCCCACTGTCCAAACCGTGCAGTTTGTCAGCTTCTTCGCCGCGGCCGGTTAACATCAGGATCGGCAGGGTCAGCCCTGCGGCCCGGGCGGCGCGGGCCAGGTCCAAGCCCGAGCGGCCAGGCAACATCCAGTCCAGCACGGCCACGTCCACTTGTGTTAGCAGAGGCCACGCGCTCAACCCATCTTCCGCGTCCAGCACGGTATAACCCGCGGCGCCCAGATAGGCACGCAGCACCTCCAGGATGGCTGGGTCATCATCCACGATCAGCACCTGCGTCACGGCGAATGGCCCCGGTCAGCTGGGCACCGGCTGATGGGGGTTACCTTCCTGAGATGAGGCGTAGGTGCCCAGCGGCAGGACACATGACCGTGCGGCATACGCACCACTGTGCTGGGTTCCTGTTAAGTTCCTGTCAAGACGTGAGAGGACAAGCAGGGTCAGCAGGCCCACTGCCGCCGACTACTCCACGCACTGCAGAATTTGAGGCGAGCCTTGTCTGACCTTGCGCCTGAACACAGTGTGCTCCTGTTCAGCGACCGGGGCACGGGCGTGATCAAAGGGTGCGGCGCCGAAGCACGCTGGACCAGTCGCCGCCGGTCAGAAGACCCCGCGACAATTCGAAGTCCACACAGATGGGCCCAGGCGGACCGCACTGCCGCCGGCCGTCCCCTTGATGCCCGCCGCCACGACGTTCTGTCCACACCGCGCCTGGCGCCGTTGATGCCGCGTCGCCCAGGACAGCCTGTTGTGGTGTTCATGTGGTTCCGCCGGGCGCAATGTGGCGCGCGGTCTGGCCCTCCTACCCCTGAGCCCTGTGCGCACGGCGCTCTCACCCTCCCGACTTCGGGTTGCATCTGACCGTGGACCACGGCGGAGAAGAGAGGTTCAGTTGCCCGCTCAGACCGTATCGTCGGACGCGCCCGTGCAGGAAGCGCCAACCTCAGGGGCTTCACCGGCCTGCTCGTACTTCTGGATGAACTGCGCGATGCGTGCATCCCCGGCGTCCTGCACTTCAAGTTGTTTGTTCCAGGCTGTCACAATGATCGGCGCCGACTGAGACTCATGAGGAGAGAGGAGGGTGGAGGAACGCCCATCCACCAGCCCTTTGAGCTGCTGCACCTGACTGGCGCCCAAGTCCGGCTGATACGACACCCATACGGCGCCGTGCTCCAGGCTGTGGACGGCGTATTCATCGTAGATGGGTCGGTCGTACACCCCGCAATTCTGCCAGGTACTGTTGTGCGCCCCGCCCGCCGGTGAGCGCTGGGCATAGTCCAGTCGCCCAGCTTGGTGCAGCCCACCTTCATTCTTGAAGCTCTTCACGCCCTCAATTTCACCGCCGTTTTGGGCACAGGCAGCGAGCAGGACGGCGAGCGGCAGAAGACGTTTCATGGCACTCCTTTCACAGATTGACCTTGCGACGGTCGAATTGAGCGAACTGAGGTGGAGTCGGACACGAGCCTTTCCCTGAGGGCGTTCGATATCACAGCGTGGGCACCCCGATCTTTTGAAGGCCGATATTCAAGCGTTCCCGGCTCAGGCCGCCCCGGTCCACATGCTGAACCACGCCATCAGCGCTGATGAAGAAGGTCTCTGGTACGCCAGCCACCCCGTAGTTAATGCCCGTCCGCGTGCCAGGATCACGAAGGTTGGGGTAGGCCAAGCTGTACTCGCGGATAAAGTCGCGGGCGTTCTGCTCACTGGGCTCCAGATACAGCACGCCGAGGACCACAAGCCCCTCCTGACCCGTCTGACGCGTACTCAGTTCCCGGAAAAGGGGCGCTTCCTCACGGCAAGGCCCACACCAGGACGCCCAGAAATTGAGGATGACCGGCCGTCCCTGGAGTGAGACGAGGCTGATGGTAGAACCGTCGAGGGTCTGCAAGGTGAGCGGAGGCGCTGATTTCCCCACAAGAGGACCGCCATCAGTGGCGTTGCGCGCGGGACTCAGGAGGGTGGCCGCCAGAAGAGCAACCAGACCAGCAGCCAGGAGGGGGGGCAAGAGCTGGCGCCACAGGGGCGGACGTGGTGAAGCGGAGAAGAATGGTGTCATGTGTGGCTCCAGGACCACGACCATTTGGGCGTGGGCGTTTGATGCTCAGGGGGCCGGGAAAGTCCAGCAAGACAGTTGCGACGCATCTGCAGCCGGGGGTGAGGCCTTTCCGACGGTCAGACATGGCGAACACGGAGGGCCACGCCTCGATCTCTCCGCGCACGCGGTGACCTCAGCCGTCGTGCCCGACTGCTCCTTCAAGGGCGCGGCGCCATCACGTAGGCCATGCCGCCCGCATGGTTCAGCCACAGCCGTTCGAACACGGCCCGGGGGTACGTGCGTTTAACGGTCGCGTCGGACGGCGCGGCCGGGTCGTTCACGACCGGGTTCCCTCGGGCGTCAAAGCCAGCCAGGACCAGCAGATGCCCATTCGACCACGACAGGGGCGCGCCAGGGAGTTCGCCCGCTTGAAACCGAATGCTGACGGCCAACGGTATGCTGCGCTGCACGAACACCTCCGCGTCCCGCAAGCTTCCCAGGCGGGTGACATACGCCTGGAGGCCCTGTCCCCCGGCGTAAGCGGTATTAAACGACCAATTGCCATACCCGTCGTACGCCTGATCAAAGGTGGCTGCGGCGGCGACCGGCACCGGTACAGGCCGGTTCCAGAAGCCGAGCAGCATGCTGACGCTGGTGGGACTGCACCAGACCTCCCCACCACCCGGGTAGATCATCTGCGACCGGCGGGGAACGTCGAGCACGCGGTTCCAGGCATTGTGCTGGCCGGCTTTGCCCTGATCTCTCAGGCGCAGCGCGGTGTCAGACGTATTGACGGACAGCAGGTGAACTTGGAGACCCGCGCCCAGGGTCACGCGCGTCTGAAAGGCGGTGCTGCGGAAGCCCAGCGTCAGGGTGTCGGTGTTGACCGTGCCGTCAGCTGTGCGTGTGACGGGCGCGCTGCGCCGCGCGCCACTGGCCCGCCAGGTGCCGAATCCGAAGTACGGCGTCCAGCGGCCATCGGGCCTGCGCACCCGCACCTCGAGCTGCAGGGCGCTGCCCGCTGGGCCCGTCACGTTCCAGCTGGGAATCAGCTCATTGAATGGCGCGACTTCCATGACGGGGGTCTCCAGCCGGCCCCCTGCCGTGGCTGGCAGGACCTGCCAGGTGGACGGCACACTGGTCTCGGCCTGTGCCGCCTGAATCAGAGGGGAGGGAACGCCAAAACTGGTCTGCTGAGCGTAGGGTGCGGCGGCCCCCACAGACAACAGGCCTGTTCCGAACAAGGTCGTGCGTGCAAGCTTCACAGTCCTGACCTTAAGTGCGCCCTGTTTTGTTCGTGTTAAGGCGAACGTGGGGCCCGCACGCCGCCTGGGCCTCGCCAGCTTCACCCCATGTGGAAGGCACCCGCGCTGGGTGCCTTCGGCCGGTTCTTGTGGTGAGGTCTGGCCTGGACGCGGCGGATCTTATCCGCTGCTGGCCCCTCCGCCTGGGGCGCCGCGCCTTACAGGCCGCGCTTCTTGAGCCACGTGCGGTAGTCGAGCATTTCTTTCGCCTGCGCCGTGATGATGGTTTTGGCAAGGCTCAGCACACGGGCGTCCTGCCCCTGCTGCAAGGCGAGGTTGGCCATGTCGATGGCGGACGCATGGTGGGGCAGCATGCCCTGCACGAACGCCACATCCGGGGTCTTGGACTTCTTCACCATGTCGGCCATGCCGCTCATGCTGCTTTTCATCTGGTTGGCCATGGCGGTGTTCACACCGCCCATGCTTTTGAGGAGGGTGTTCATCTGGGTAATCTCGCGGGTCTGATCCTTGATCACGGCGTTCGCCCAGGCTTTCACGGTGGCGTCCTTGCTCACCGGGAGCGCGGCCTTGGCCATATCCACCGCCATCTGGTGATGGGGCACCATCATGCTCAGGAACGCGCGGTCAAAGGCTT includes:
- a CDS encoding heavy metal translocating P-type ATPase codes for the protein MTHAHHSSDAARLEVALRTCHSGTDLQGADTFIRQRPGVTQVHLDRTRSVAHVQIDPAVTDETRLRTQLEAAGYLCTCERASAAASGHAHHPQTSHAGPAPAPGGHADHAGHGDAHAGHGEAMVTDMLRRFTVSLLLTIPAVLYSPIGEAIGFTAMPPFGLGMNVFGLLLTTPVVWWGGWPFISAAWRALRRGEANMMTLIALGILVSYAYSVWATLALGSQEVFFEAAAMLTTFSLLGHWLEMRSRFATGRAVEALLRLAPATARVIRDGAEVELPVEQVVTGDLVAIRPGDRVPVDGEVVSGTSFVDESMLTGEPVPVEKTPGARVAAGTVNQNGAFQFRATAVGVDTALARIVQLVQDAQASKAPAQRLADTAGKYLVFVALGSGLLAFLAWTLLGENLVFALTAAVSAIVIACPDALALATPTAITVGVGRGAQAGVLFKNASALEAAAGVTTVVFDKTGTLTEGKPALTDVVPAAGVAEHELLRLAASADQPSQHPLADAIVRGARDRGLTVTAPETFEAVPGRGVQATVDGRQVWIGNRALMTQAGVSVAAAEDQAAQLASDGKTAMFVAADGQFLGLVAVADRVRESARAAVAELQALGVRTVMLTGDTERTAQAVARQLGLDTVIADVLPEQKATQVQALQGQGQRVAMVGDGVNDAPALAQAEVGIAIGAGTDVAVETADVVLVNSDPAAVAASLRLARRVQRKIRQNLFWAVIYNVLAIPFAAGVLYPAYGVLLRPEWAALLMSVSTLIVTGNALLLNRGRLGQATSG
- a CDS encoding peptidoglycan D,D-transpeptidase FtsI family protein, with product MRFPHLFQGSHQARQRRRVRLMWTAAFLAFTSLLPAFFKLSWAGEPRVNAVTPTRGAIRLMDGTLVAVHTAQGRQYPLGPMAANVVGFLGADGGLEGLERTLNAELAQGKSQTLTLNGTIQAAAEQVLEEAVKRVEAASGSVVVMDRHTGHLLAVANWPTFDPGAWAGTVPAQWRNRAFVDEYEPGSVIKALTVAALLEENLTSPAQVYETPMRRPYAGTVINDLVPHPSVLRTWEILRYSSNVGMTRLIENVPPMTLHRAFQAFGLGLAVELPGPTANGSLAAPDRWTPLTQATMSFGQGLSVTNLQMAAAFNVIANDGVYIAPRLSPDQPRRTRRVLRPDVARTMQRLLHAVIDEGIQSRAELPGYHVGGKTGTAQVAIGGRYSSEVFTSTFAGFFPAEQPRYTVTVMVRGAKREYQGSQLAAPIFRDITAYILSMNGALPALIPPPTTHEADEVGAQSDRAAERSARASREAAGPEAGPVHGP
- a CDS encoding response regulator transcription factor; the protein is MTQVLIVDDDPAILEVLRAYLGAAGYTVLDAEDGLSAWPLLTQVDVAVLDWMLPGRSGLDLARAARAAGLTLPILMLTGRGEEADKLHGLDSGMDDYVVKPFSPREVTARIRALLRRAGIQNILSAGELLIDVRGREARLSGERLDLTKLEFELLATMAQHAGLAWTRTRLLERIWGLDFPGTERVVDVHMTALRRKLGDTMDTPRFIETVRGVGYRFKEVADE
- a CDS encoding DUF3105 domain-containing protein is translated as MKRLLPLAVLLAACAQNGGEIEGVKSFKNEGGLHQAGRLDYAQRSPAGGAHNSTWQNCGVYDRPIYDEYAVHSLEHGAVWVSYQPDLGASQVQQLKGLVDGRSSTLLSPHESQSAPIIVTAWNKQLEVQDAGDARIAQFIQKYEQAGEAPEVGASCTGASDDTV
- a CDS encoding TlpA disulfide reductase family protein, which produces MTPFFSASPRPPLWRQLLPPLLAAGLVALLAATLLSPARNATDGGPLVGKSAPPLTLQTLDGSTISLVSLQGRPVILNFWASWCGPCREEAPLFRELSTRQTGQEGLVVLGVLYLEPSEQNARDFIREYSLAYPNLRDPGTRTGINYGVAGVPETFFISADGVVQHVDRGGLSRERLNIGLQKIGVPTL
- a CDS encoding C39 family peptidase — translated: MEVAPFNELIPSWNVTGPAGSALQLEVRVRRPDGRWTPYFGFGTWRASGARRSAPVTRTADGTVNTDTLTLGFRSTAFQTRVTLGAGLQVHLLSVNTSDTALRLRDQGKAGQHNAWNRVLDVPRRSQMIYPGGGEVWCSPTSVSMLLGFWNRPVPVPVAAAATFDQAYDGYGNWSFNTAYAGGQGLQAYVTRLGSLRDAEVFVQRSIPLAVSIRFQAGELPGAPLSWSNGHLLVLAGFDARGNPVVNDPAAPSDATVKRTYPRAVFERLWLNHAGGMAYVMAPRP
- a CDS encoding DUF305 domain-containing protein produces the protein MTTTRRTPKPAGLITLLTAGALLTGAALAQGMAGMDHSNMPGMGNASSAMKMDKMDLSALTKLEGKAFDRAFLSMMVPHHQMAVDMAKAALPVSKDATVKAWANAVIKDQTREITQMNTLLKSMGGVNTAMANQMKSSMSGMADMVKKSKTPDVAFVQGMLPHHASAIDMANLALQQGQDARVLSLAKTIITAQAKEMLDYRTWLKKRGL